A section of the Solitalea canadensis DSM 3403 genome encodes:
- a CDS encoding c-type cytochrome — protein sequence MRTKIKIAFALCTCLFFVFIGCGGGEQGANTEKSATNQVARGEYLVTIGSCNYCHSPKLSTPFEGLIVDSTRLLSGHPESAVLSKINLKIDSTLTKKSDWVLMSLDMTAFAGPWGISYTANLTPDTTTGIGAWTEEAFIKTLRTGKHLGQEGGRKVLPPMPWNFIGMMTDDDLKAVYAYLRSLPPVKNQVPAPVSSEEMKKLK from the coding sequence ATGAGAACAAAAATAAAAATAGCTTTTGCCTTATGTACCTGTTTGTTTTTCGTATTTATTGGATGTGGTGGTGGTGAGCAAGGTGCGAATACAGAAAAATCGGCCACCAATCAAGTTGCCAGAGGCGAATATCTTGTTACTATAGGTTCTTGTAATTATTGTCATTCTCCTAAATTATCGACCCCTTTTGAAGGACTTATTGTCGACAGTACCCGATTGTTGTCGGGCCATCCGGAAAGTGCTGTTTTGTCTAAAATTAACTTAAAAATAGACTCAACCTTAACTAAAAAGAGCGACTGGGTATTGATGAGTTTGGATATGACTGCCTTTGCTGGTCCGTGGGGGATATCTTACACTGCCAATTTAACCCCTGATACCACAACAGGCATTGGTGCTTGGACGGAAGAAGCTTTTATAAAAACATTAAGAACCGGTAAACATTTAGGACAGGAGGGAGGTCGCAAAGTGCTACCGCCAATGCCTTGGAATTTTATTGGAATGATGACGGATGATGATTTAAAAGCGGTGTATGCTTACCTACGTTCATTACCTCCGGTGAAAAATCAGGTTCCGGCTCCGGTTTCTTCTGAAGAAATGAAGAAGTTGAAATAG
- a CDS encoding DUF2252 domain-containing protein produces MIYKLNIFSCLPMYDKKYDQGKKLRERIKRKDQSVFRLSSKRQSVLQMIKASDYDRVEELIPIRHYRMSASPFAFYRATAGIMAQDLSFLPHSNFKVQAIGDCHLMNFGGYATPERTLVFDINDFDETYPAPWEWDVKRLATSFILAARFLNLSEKTAQETAYILSNSYRENFIEFSQMNLLDLWYMKFDVERILKEAKNNKARKLLTDAIEKAQKGTNERIFYKITQSVLGGFEIAEQRPLVYHPFDMKDAKTTIENFVGKYAQTLAPDRRYLFEQFNIIDVALKVVGVGSVGTRCYVTLFINQHLDPLFLQVKEARISVLAPYVSNVKRQFTHQGQRVVQGQRLVQAASDIFLGWSTGPAGRHFYFRQLRDRKIAPEIDKFDEELLKSYARLCGRMLARAHVKTSDAPVLAGYMGKSDILEDSVSKFALSYADQTEADYNAFIKEIKKGKLKVEAE; encoded by the coding sequence TTGATATATAAGTTAAACATTTTCAGTTGTTTACCTATGTATGATAAAAAGTATGATCAAGGGAAAAAACTCCGCGAAAGAATAAAGAGAAAAGATCAATCGGTTTTCAGACTTTCAAGTAAAAGGCAGTCTGTATTACAAATGATAAAAGCCTCTGATTACGACCGGGTAGAAGAACTCATTCCGATTCGTCATTATCGGATGAGTGCTTCCCCTTTTGCGTTTTACAGAGCAACTGCCGGCATTATGGCTCAAGATCTTTCCTTTCTGCCTCATTCCAATTTTAAAGTACAGGCAATCGGCGACTGTCACTTAATGAATTTCGGTGGTTATGCAACTCCTGAACGGACGTTGGTATTTGATATAAATGATTTTGATGAAACTTACCCGGCTCCTTGGGAATGGGATGTCAAACGATTGGCTACCAGTTTTATACTAGCGGCTCGTTTCTTGAATTTGTCCGAAAAAACTGCACAGGAAACAGCCTACATCCTTTCAAATTCCTATCGGGAAAACTTCATCGAATTCTCTCAAATGAATTTACTGGATTTATGGTATATGAAATTTGATGTTGAACGGATACTGAAAGAGGCTAAAAACAATAAAGCGAGAAAACTATTAACTGACGCAATTGAAAAGGCGCAGAAGGGTACCAATGAAAGAATATTTTATAAGATAACTCAAAGCGTATTGGGTGGTTTTGAAATTGCCGAGCAGCGACCGTTAGTATATCATCCTTTTGATATGAAAGATGCTAAAACAACTATAGAGAATTTTGTTGGTAAATATGCTCAAACACTGGCTCCCGATAGAAGGTATTTGTTTGAGCAGTTCAATATTATCGATGTGGCATTGAAAGTGGTAGGAGTGGGAAGCGTGGGAACTCGTTGTTATGTGACATTGTTTATCAATCAGCATTTAGATCCATTATTTCTCCAGGTAAAGGAAGCCAGAATCAGTGTTTTAGCTCCTTATGTTTCGAATGTTAAAAGGCAATTTACTCACCAGGGGCAACGGGTGGTGCAAGGGCAACGCCTGGTGCAGGCAGCAAGCGATATATTTTTGGGTTGGTCAACTGGTCCAGCGGGTCGCCATTTCTATTTCAGGCAACTGAGAGACCGGAAAATTGCACCTGAAATAGATAAGTTTGATGAGGAGCTTTTAAAAAGTTATGCACGATTATGTGGACGGATGTTGGCGCGGGCACATGTTAAAACCAGCGATGCTCCAGTTTTAGCTGGTTATATGGGCAAAAGTGATATCCTGGAAGATAGCGTTAGCAAATTTGCCTTATCGTATGCAGATCAGACTGAAGCAGATTACAATGCCTTTATAAAGGAAATCAAAAAAGGTAAACTGAAAGTAGAAGCTGAGTAA
- a CDS encoding putative sensor domain DACNV-containing protein, translating into MLSDSTYLAAKMVASTIETHFENTITTAMHMGVEGISVAPPAHVIEAIIDASFWASLRHEEGHSPKISIALLPPEIAEKPLVFEHAIRLTPANLTKLAPAVERAGIHLGVWFENNNIYVWGTTVNIQGICFVLEVVEPGLLVVKHRRIDGFGKFVNVAILKGDQIKIVDEQSTSLTDCPALLTSLLGMPLPSFLSDSVNVLVELAASMRAHGRGGLVVVVPGESEAWKSSIVHPISYPVTPSFSGIAELMECDPDERATISWQESFRKLIDIIGGFTAVDGATVLNQNHELLAFGAKITRSDSNLHVDQIITTEPVVGGTPAKIHPTQNGGTRHLAAAQFVYDQRDAIALVASQDGRFTIFSWSPQLQMVHAHRIDILLL; encoded by the coding sequence ATGTTATCGGATTCAACCTACCTGGCAGCCAAAATGGTAGCCTCGACTATAGAAACACATTTTGAGAACACAATAACCACCGCTATGCACATGGGAGTTGAGGGAATATCTGTAGCGCCCCCTGCTCATGTAATTGAGGCTATTATTGATGCGTCATTTTGGGCAAGCTTACGACATGAAGAAGGTCATTCTCCCAAGATTTCTATTGCATTACTCCCACCTGAAATAGCAGAAAAGCCTTTAGTATTCGAACATGCAATCCGCTTAACACCAGCTAATTTAACCAAATTAGCGCCGGCAGTGGAACGTGCAGGGATTCACCTGGGAGTCTGGTTCGAAAACAATAATATTTATGTTTGGGGAACTACCGTTAATATCCAGGGGATCTGTTTTGTGCTTGAAGTTGTTGAACCTGGACTATTGGTGGTAAAGCATCGCCGTATTGATGGTTTCGGCAAATTTGTGAATGTGGCTATTCTAAAAGGCGATCAGATAAAGATTGTTGATGAACAAAGTACCAGTCTTACCGACTGTCCGGCTTTACTCACTTCACTATTAGGAATGCCATTACCGTCATTTCTGAGTGATTCTGTAAATGTATTGGTTGAATTAGCAGCATCAATGCGTGCTCATGGCCGTGGAGGGCTTGTAGTGGTTGTACCTGGCGAATCTGAAGCTTGGAAATCGTCCATTGTTCACCCAATTTCTTATCCGGTTACCCCCTCCTTTTCCGGAATTGCAGAACTTATGGAATGTGATCCAGATGAAAGAGCAACAATTTCATGGCAAGAATCATTTCGTAAACTGATAGATATTATAGGAGGATTTACAGCTGTTGATGGCGCAACGGTACTTAATCAGAATCATGAACTTTTAGCTTTCGGAGCAAAAATAACCCGCTCAGATTCAAATCTGCATGTTGATCAGATCATTACCACGGAACCAGTAGTGGGTGGCACTCCTGCCAAAATTCATCCTACTCAAAATGGAGGAACCCGACACCTGGCTGCGGCTCAATTTGTTTATGATCAGCGAGATGCTATTGCATTAGTGGCTTCACAGGATGGACGGTTTACTATTTTCAGCTGGTCGCCTCAATTGCAGATGGTACACGCTCACCGTATCGATATTTTATTATTATAA